From a region of the Rhodopirellula bahusiensis genome:
- the hemW gene encoding radical SAM family heme chaperone HemW — MTCIPPGGWPQPQSLYVHVPFCRHRCGYCNFSVIAGRDELQDQYIDAVERELKGIDNSSRELPLQTIFLGGGTPTRLSATHLQRLHRAIAEAFPIAEDAEITAEANPEDISPECLDALQAIGVNRISLGVQSFNAEKLRCLERGHDESIALDAIEAAHQRVGNVSIDLIFGAPNETLATWQNDLSIAAASSISHVSTYALTFEKGTSFWSRRSRGDLAETDETLELQMYEAAQQQFSSDGWQQYEISSFARESFRCQHNLAYWAGRGWHAVGPGAARFVDGRREVNHRSTTTYLKRMLAGGRATDETETITLEQYARELAAFGVRQLDGIELSMVRDRTSINLETLLAQTLTKLQSMELVTHQNHHLQLTRRGILFADTVATALLSEPE, encoded by the coding sequence ATGACGTGCATTCCTCCCGGCGGCTGGCCGCAACCACAGTCGCTGTATGTGCACGTTCCGTTCTGTCGTCATCGTTGCGGTTACTGCAACTTCAGCGTGATCGCCGGTCGCGACGAGCTACAAGATCAATACATTGATGCCGTCGAGCGAGAACTCAAAGGCATCGACAACTCCTCGCGAGAGTTGCCGCTGCAAACAATCTTCTTGGGCGGTGGCACGCCAACGCGATTGTCAGCCACACATCTGCAACGACTGCATCGAGCGATCGCGGAGGCGTTCCCAATAGCCGAAGATGCTGAGATCACCGCGGAAGCCAACCCCGAAGACATCTCGCCCGAGTGCTTGGATGCTTTGCAAGCCATCGGCGTCAATCGGATCAGCCTCGGCGTTCAGTCGTTCAACGCCGAAAAATTGCGATGCCTCGAACGCGGCCATGACGAATCCATCGCACTCGATGCGATCGAAGCCGCTCACCAACGAGTCGGCAATGTCTCGATCGATCTGATCTTTGGTGCCCCGAACGAAACTCTCGCGACTTGGCAAAATGATTTGTCGATCGCCGCAGCCTCCTCGATCTCGCATGTCTCCACCTATGCCCTGACATTCGAAAAAGGCACCTCCTTCTGGTCACGGCGTTCACGCGGTGATTTGGCGGAAACGGATGAGACGCTCGAGTTGCAAATGTACGAAGCCGCTCAACAACAATTCTCAAGCGACGGTTGGCAGCAGTACGAGATCAGCAGCTTCGCCCGAGAATCCTTCCGATGCCAACACAACCTGGCCTACTGGGCAGGACGTGGCTGGCACGCCGTTGGTCCTGGAGCCGCACGCTTCGTCGACGGTCGACGCGAAGTCAATCATCGAAGCACGACAACGTATCTGAAACGCATGCTGGCCGGCGGACGTGCAACCGACGAAACCGAGACCATCACATTGGAACAGTACGCTCGTGAACTGGCCGCCTTCGGAGTCCGCCAGCTCGACGGGATCGAGCTTTCCATGGTTCGTGACCGCACTTCAATCAACCTGGAAACCTTGCTTGCCCAAACGCTGACCAAACTTCAATCGATGGAACTGGTCACGCACCAGAATCACCACCTGCAACTCACCCGTCGCGGCATCCTGTTCGCAGACACAGTCGCAACCGCTCTGCTGTCTGAGCCAGAGTAG
- a CDS encoding MBL fold metallo-hydrolase codes for MVDNIPLLSHVHNGLTIEGYSRAAVQTCWRVNELKLLFDVGVQPWDFMGTPTMFISHAHLDHIAALPAYVSRRRMMKMDPPIIYLPDSAVDMAWKMLQTFRSLDRGAMPCELIGLLDGDETKIGREYVVKSMNVHHTIDALGFIVYQRRHKLKPEYLDLPGEKIRDLKMAGTEITTEQRVPVFAYTGDTSPKGLDNNPEFYESKILISELTFAAPEHRRSKIHKHGHMHVDDYRERADNFKNELIIGSHASTRYTDVQIRRFVKKALPGMLDDRLKLWI; via the coding sequence ATGGTCGATAACATTCCGCTTCTCTCGCATGTCCACAACGGACTGACGATCGAGGGCTACTCGCGCGCCGCGGTGCAAACCTGCTGGCGAGTCAACGAACTCAAGCTGCTCTTCGATGTCGGGGTCCAGCCCTGGGACTTCATGGGCACGCCGACCATGTTCATCTCGCACGCGCACCTGGATCACATCGCTGCCCTTCCCGCGTACGTGTCCCGCCGCCGAATGATGAAGATGGATCCGCCGATCATCTACCTGCCCGATTCAGCGGTCGACATGGCGTGGAAGATGTTGCAAACCTTCCGCAGCCTCGATCGTGGCGCGATGCCGTGTGAGTTGATCGGATTGCTGGATGGCGACGAAACCAAGATCGGTCGTGAGTACGTTGTGAAATCCATGAACGTGCATCACACGATCGATGCACTCGGGTTCATCGTCTACCAACGTCGACACAAACTCAAACCCGAGTACCTGGACCTGCCCGGCGAAAAAATTCGCGACCTGAAGATGGCCGGCACCGAAATCACGACCGAGCAACGCGTGCCCGTGTTCGCTTACACCGGCGACACATCACCCAAGGGATTGGACAACAATCCCGAGTTCTATGAGTCCAAGATTCTGATCAGTGAACTCACGTTTGCTGCGCCCGAACATCGCCGATCGAAAATCCATAAGCATGGTCACATGCACGTGGATGACTATCGCGAACGAGCGGACAACTTCAAGAACGAATTGATCATCGGGTCTCACGCCAGCACGCGTTACACCGACGTCCAAATCCGACGCTTTGTCAAAAAAGCATTGCCCGGCATGCTGGACGACCGGTTGAAACTTTGGATCTAA
- a CDS encoding segregation and condensation protein A, with the protein MSFRIDLPVYRGPIDLLLYLVRRQELSLTEMSLAKVVDQYVAHLDVLQELDLGEVGDFLELAATLVEMKSQAVLPKIEDESAEEAVEDTHESLVERLLQYKEIRDAAAVLDEMSARWQTRFERVADDLPTRRNDPADQPIVELEIWDLVSAFGRIMRESAGPPATEVIYDDTPIHVYMQKIHIELAAQPRVPLVDLVPAGQHKSAYIGWFLAMLELTRHHGAAVDQNDQGEIEVVRTERYSDNLNVNEVDNYGTDSIDNSNMPIRMR; encoded by the coding sequence ATGAGCTTTCGCATCGATTTGCCGGTCTATCGAGGCCCAATCGATCTGCTGCTGTACTTGGTTCGCCGCCAGGAATTGTCGCTGACGGAGATGTCGCTCGCCAAAGTGGTCGACCAATATGTCGCTCACCTGGACGTGCTTCAGGAGCTCGATTTGGGCGAAGTGGGCGATTTCCTGGAACTGGCCGCCACCTTGGTGGAAATGAAAAGCCAGGCGGTCCTGCCCAAAATCGAGGATGAATCCGCAGAAGAAGCCGTCGAGGACACCCACGAATCGCTGGTCGAACGACTGCTACAGTACAAAGAAATTCGCGATGCGGCGGCGGTGCTGGACGAAATGTCCGCTCGCTGGCAAACCCGATTTGAACGCGTCGCCGACGACCTCCCGACCCGTCGCAACGATCCAGCCGACCAACCGATCGTCGAGCTTGAAATCTGGGACTTGGTCAGCGCCTTCGGACGGATCATGCGTGAATCCGCTGGGCCGCCGGCCACCGAAGTCATCTACGACGACACCCCCATCCACGTATACATGCAAAAGATCCACATAGAACTGGCGGCTCAGCCCCGCGTTCCGCTGGTCGACTTGGTGCCCGCCGGGCAACACAAATCGGCCTACATCGGTTGGTTCCTCGCCATGCTGGAATTGACCCGGCACCACGGCGCAGCGGTCGACCAAAACGACCAAGGTGAAATCGAAGTCGTGAGGACCGAACGTTACTCAGACAATTTGAACGTCAACGAAGTCGACAACTACGGCACCGACTCGATCGACAACAGCAACATGCCGATCCGGATGCGTTGA
- the ilvN gene encoding acetolactate synthase small subunit, with protein MASPNQRHLLSALVQNVPGVLAHISGMLASRGYNIDSLAVGETEDASLSRMTFVVVGDDQVLDQVRKQLEKIVTVVRVLDISSNDYVERDLLLVKVTAPAGGVRSEIRELVDIFRGQIVDVGEGEVMIEISGRANKVQAFIERIDRYGIVELVRTGRIAMVRSGSQVTSSEPAAETVQA; from the coding sequence ATGGCCAGTCCCAACCAACGTCATTTGCTCTCGGCGCTCGTCCAAAACGTGCCCGGAGTGCTTGCACACATTTCCGGAATGCTCGCTTCCCGCGGCTACAACATTGATTCGTTGGCTGTCGGTGAAACCGAAGACGCATCTCTATCGCGAATGACGTTTGTCGTTGTCGGCGACGACCAAGTCCTCGACCAAGTCCGCAAACAACTCGAGAAAATCGTCACGGTCGTGCGTGTGCTGGATATCAGCTCCAACGATTACGTCGAACGCGACCTCCTGTTGGTCAAAGTCACGGCTCCCGCAGGTGGCGTCCGCAGCGAAATTCGCGAATTGGTCGATATCTTCCGCGGTCAAATCGTCGATGTCGGCGAAGGGGAAGTGATGATCGAAATCAGCGGCCGAGCCAACAAGGTCCAGGCATTCATCGAACGAATCGATCGCTATGGCATCGTCGAACTGGTCCGCACGGGCCGCATCGCGATGGTTCGCAGTGGTTCGCAAGTCACCTCGAGCGAGCCCGCTGCCGAAACCGTCCAAGCCTAA
- the ilvC gene encoding ketol-acid reductoisomerase translates to MAATIYYENDADLSHLKGKKVAILGYGSQGHAQAQNLRDSGCEVIIGQRPGSANYDLAVSHGFEPMSIAEATKAADVINVLLPDEVQGDIYRDSIRDNLSEGNVLMCSHGFNIHFGQIDPPKGIDTLLVAPKGPGHLVRSEYEKGGGVPALIALGEGASETTKQIGLAYAKGIGGTRGGVIETTFAEETETDLFGEQVVLCGGVSELVKAGFDTLVEAGYQPEMAYFECMHELKLIVDLLYEGGLSYMRYSISNTAEYGDYVTGPRIITDETKAEMKKVLEEIQQGEFARKWISENRAGAPFFKATRRRERLHGVEQIGLGLRRMMNWIDEKEV, encoded by the coding sequence ATGGCAGCCACCATTTACTACGAAAACGACGCCGACCTGTCCCACCTGAAAGGCAAGAAGGTCGCGATCTTGGGTTACGGTTCGCAAGGACACGCCCAAGCTCAAAACCTGCGTGATAGCGGTTGCGAGGTCATCATCGGCCAACGTCCCGGCAGTGCAAACTACGACTTGGCCGTCTCGCACGGGTTCGAACCCATGTCGATCGCGGAAGCCACCAAGGCAGCCGATGTCATCAACGTGCTGCTTCCCGATGAAGTTCAAGGCGACATCTATCGCGATTCGATTCGTGACAACCTGTCCGAAGGCAACGTGTTGATGTGCTCGCACGGTTTCAACATTCACTTCGGTCAAATCGATCCTCCCAAGGGCATCGACACTCTGCTGGTCGCTCCCAAGGGCCCCGGCCACTTGGTCCGCAGCGAGTACGAAAAGGGCGGCGGCGTTCCTGCGTTGATCGCACTGGGCGAAGGTGCTTCGGAAACCACCAAGCAAATCGGTTTGGCATACGCCAAGGGCATCGGCGGAACTCGCGGTGGTGTCATCGAAACCACTTTCGCGGAAGAAACCGAAACCGACTTGTTCGGCGAACAAGTTGTCTTGTGCGGCGGTGTCAGCGAATTGGTCAAAGCTGGTTTCGACACGTTGGTCGAAGCTGGTTATCAGCCTGAAATGGCTTACTTCGAGTGCATGCACGAACTGAAGTTGATCGTCGATTTGTTGTACGAAGGTGGCTTGAGCTACATGCGATACAGCATTAGCAACACCGCTGAGTACGGCGATTACGTCACCGGCCCACGCATCATCACCGATGAAACCAAAGCCGAAATGAAAAAGGTTCTCGAAGAGATCCAACAAGGCGAGTTCGCTCGCAAGTGGATCAGCGAAAACCGTGCGGGTGCTCCTTTCTTCAAGGCAACTCGTCGTCGCGAACGTCTGCACGGTGTCGAGCAAATCGGTCTCGGCCTTCGCCGCATGATGAACTGGATCGACGAAAAAGAAGTTTGA
- a CDS encoding DUF4254 domain-containing protein: MSGPADDSGRIPRVTGSVQDWTQLQIDCVRRWHDEPMANPYSGWLGWVCQQHAFNFELWHEEDVARNPKVTDARIAEVKRSIDRLNQQRNDWIEKLDDAITESIQQSDVVVPEDAPINTETPGSAIDRLSIMSLRLFHYAEQLQRQDVDAGHRSKVEARWLLCQVQHADLSASLQTLIDDIFAGHKRHKTYRQMKMYNDPSLNPEMSG, translated from the coding sequence GTGAGCGGCCCCGCTGACGATTCAGGCCGCATTCCAAGGGTCACCGGTTCGGTCCAAGACTGGACGCAATTGCAGATCGATTGCGTCCGCCGGTGGCACGATGAACCCATGGCCAACCCGTACTCGGGTTGGCTGGGTTGGGTGTGCCAGCAACACGCTTTCAATTTTGAGTTGTGGCACGAAGAAGACGTCGCACGCAATCCAAAAGTGACCGACGCTCGAATCGCGGAAGTCAAACGTTCCATCGATCGGCTGAATCAACAGCGAAACGATTGGATCGAAAAGCTGGACGATGCGATCACGGAATCCATCCAGCAATCGGATGTCGTGGTTCCCGAGGACGCTCCGATCAACACCGAGACGCCCGGCAGTGCGATTGACCGGTTGTCGATCATGTCGCTGCGTTTGTTCCATTACGCCGAGCAGTTGCAACGGCAGGATGTCGATGCCGGGCACCGATCCAAGGTGGAGGCGAGGTGGTTGCTTTGCCAAGTCCAACACGCGGATCTTTCGGCGTCGTTGCAGACGTTGATCGATGACATTTTCGCTGGCCACAAACGTCACAAGACGTACCGCCAAATGAAGATGTACAACGACCCCAGCCTCAATCCCGAGATGTCGGGTTGA
- a CDS encoding amidohydrolase family protein has translation MLIDSHHHLWAYDPEEYGWISDEMSVLRQDFLAAQLREIAAKSGVDGFVSVQARQLMQETEDLLAIATAEPLIHGVVGWIGLADSDIESQLESISGRPKLVGMRHVVQDEPDDRFLDGKEFNHGVSLLGQHNLVYDILIFAKQLPAAIDFADRHASLPMVVDHIAKPTISGGKMDPQWEPHFKELARRENLTCKFSGVATEVRDAEWNIETIRPYWDIALEAFGPQRLMFGSDWPVCLLRTGHKQWLDTVRELASELSDDEQAAFFAGNAIKAYGLDA, from the coding sequence ATGTTGATCGATTCGCACCACCACCTTTGGGCCTACGATCCAGAAGAATATGGTTGGATCAGCGACGAGATGAGCGTTCTGCGCCAAGACTTCCTCGCCGCCCAACTTCGCGAGATTGCCGCCAAAAGTGGTGTCGACGGATTTGTCAGCGTACAAGCTCGCCAATTGATGCAGGAAACCGAGGATCTGCTGGCTATCGCTACGGCGGAACCCTTGATTCACGGCGTGGTGGGCTGGATTGGGCTGGCGGATTCTGACATCGAGTCCCAACTGGAATCGATCTCCGGGCGTCCCAAGCTGGTCGGCATGCGACACGTTGTCCAAGATGAACCGGACGATCGATTTCTCGATGGCAAAGAGTTCAATCACGGCGTCTCGCTGCTCGGCCAACACAACTTGGTCTATGACATTCTGATCTTCGCCAAACAGCTTCCCGCGGCAATCGATTTCGCGGACCGCCACGCGAGTTTGCCGATGGTGGTCGATCACATTGCCAAGCCAACGATCTCAGGTGGCAAGATGGATCCCCAGTGGGAACCTCACTTCAAAGAACTCGCCCGCCGCGAAAACCTGACCTGCAAATTCTCTGGCGTGGCCACCGAAGTTCGCGACGCGGAATGGAACATCGAAACCATTCGTCCGTACTGGGACATTGCTTTGGAAGCCTTCGGGCCGCAGCGTCTGATGTTCGGCAGTGACTGGCCCGTGTGCTTGCTCAGAACCGGCCACAAACAATGGCTGGACACTGTTCGTGAACTGGCATCCGAATTGAGCGACGACGAACAAGCCGCCTTCTTCGCCGGCAACGCGATCAAGGCCTATGGTTTGGACGCCTAA
- the metH gene encoding methionine synthase yields MLQASSTDQLLAELIRERILMLDGAMGTMIQRLEFDEAAVRGDRFADHHKDLKNFSDILCLTHPEKITEIHSKYYESGSDIVETNSFGASPIGMVEFDLPLDLVDEINIAAVACARKAADQWTEKTPDKPRFVAGSIGPTTMQLAISTDVEDAAFRATTFDKLADSYYAQVKSLCEAGVDILLPETAIDTLNLKSCLFAIQRYFDEGGRRVPVMVSGTFDKGGRTFVSGQSVEAFVTALSHFPVLSVGMNCALGPDIMRPHVEEMSKATGLPISCHPNAGLPNEMGAFDLDPKPMAEIVGEYADNGWINILGGCCGTTPDHIRAMTERVKNCKPKQDDKGGPVWTRLSGQLPMVMRPEIPFTMVGERTNVTGSRKFARLIRNEEYDEAVEVAREQVENGATIIDVNFDDALLDGVEAMTRFLRLIAGDSVVAAVPVMIDSSRWEVIEAGLQNVQGKAIVNSISLKDGEEEFLRRARLVRQYGAATVVMAFDEEGQAADEDNKVRICKRAYDLLVNQAHFPPEDIIFDPNILTVATGMEEHNNYAVDFVNAVERIKKECPGAKTSGGVSNISFSFRGNDPVREAIHSAFLYRAVKAGLDMGIVNAGQLEVYEEIPKVLLEHVEDVLWNRRDDATDRMLEFAETVKGSGKKKSGEDLAWRENSIEERMKHALIKGIDKYIVEDTEEARQHYDKCLHIIEGPLMAGMSVVGDLFGQGKMFLPQVVKSARVMKKAVAYLEPFMEQEKIEAGTQDFKARGKFLIATVKGDVHDIGKNIVGVVLQCNNYEVIDLGVMVSSEKILEEAAKHNADMIGLSGLITPSLDEMVHVAREMKRIGMKKPLLVGGATTSAKHTAVRIAPAYDGPVLHVLDASRSVGVVEKLLSDDSRAAFLEANVSEQEKLVSSFRERKQTLVPYEQALEKRFKTDWDSVRIDQPEFVGTKVLDDFPLATLRDYIDWSPYFMTWELKGKYPKIFQDETVGPIAKEVFEKANTMLDRVISEKLIQAKGVYGFWPAASDGDDIIVYADESRMEERTRFHCLRQQWERRGQKDFRSLADYIAPVDSGRNDYLGGFAVTAGLGAEELSMRFKKELDDESSIIASAVADRCAEAFAEYLHQQVREQWQYGKEENLSSDDMIAEKYRGIRPAAGYPACPDHTEKRTLFDLLDAEKNTGINLTENYAMSPGASVSGLYFSHPDAKYFTVDRMTKDQIESYATRKGWPISEVERWLSPNLAYDPS; encoded by the coding sequence ATGTTGCAAGCCTCTTCGACTGATCAGCTTCTCGCCGAACTCATCCGTGAACGCATTTTGATGCTCGACGGTGCGATGGGAACGATGATCCAGCGGTTGGAATTCGACGAAGCAGCGGTGCGCGGTGACCGGTTTGCCGACCATCACAAAGACCTGAAGAACTTCTCGGACATTTTGTGCCTGACTCATCCTGAGAAGATCACCGAGATCCACTCCAAGTACTACGAGTCGGGCAGCGACATCGTCGAAACGAACTCATTTGGTGCGTCGCCGATCGGGATGGTCGAGTTTGACCTCCCGTTGGATTTAGTCGACGAGATCAACATTGCCGCGGTCGCGTGCGCTCGCAAAGCCGCCGATCAGTGGACCGAGAAGACACCCGACAAACCCCGCTTTGTTGCTGGTTCGATTGGGCCAACGACGATGCAGCTCGCCATCAGCACCGATGTGGAGGACGCTGCTTTTCGAGCGACCACGTTCGACAAGCTGGCCGACAGCTACTACGCCCAAGTGAAATCGCTGTGCGAAGCGGGCGTGGATATCTTGCTGCCTGAAACGGCCATCGACACTTTGAACCTGAAGTCGTGTTTGTTCGCGATCCAGCGTTACTTTGACGAAGGCGGCCGGCGGGTTCCCGTGATGGTATCGGGGACGTTCGACAAAGGCGGCCGAACGTTTGTCAGCGGTCAAAGTGTGGAAGCTTTTGTCACGGCACTGTCACACTTCCCCGTGTTGTCGGTCGGGATGAACTGTGCCCTCGGGCCAGACATCATGCGTCCGCACGTGGAGGAAATGTCCAAAGCGACCGGGCTGCCGATCAGTTGCCACCCGAACGCTGGGTTGCCCAACGAGATGGGCGCGTTTGACTTGGACCCCAAGCCAATGGCAGAGATCGTCGGTGAATACGCTGACAATGGTTGGATCAACATTCTTGGTGGTTGTTGCGGAACCACTCCCGATCACATCCGTGCGATGACGGAACGGGTCAAGAATTGCAAACCCAAGCAGGACGACAAGGGCGGTCCAGTATGGACTCGGTTGTCGGGTCAGTTGCCGATGGTGATGCGGCCCGAGATCCCATTCACGATGGTCGGTGAACGCACCAACGTGACCGGTAGTCGCAAGTTCGCTCGCTTGATTCGCAACGAAGAGTACGACGAAGCGGTCGAGGTTGCGCGCGAACAAGTCGAGAACGGTGCAACGATCATCGACGTGAACTTCGATGATGCGTTGCTCGATGGCGTCGAAGCCATGACGCGATTCTTGCGTTTGATCGCGGGTGACTCCGTCGTGGCCGCGGTTCCAGTGATGATCGACAGCAGCCGCTGGGAAGTCATCGAGGCTGGATTGCAAAACGTGCAAGGCAAAGCGATCGTCAACTCGATCTCTCTCAAAGACGGCGAAGAAGAATTTCTGCGTCGCGCGAGGTTGGTGCGCCAATATGGTGCGGCGACGGTCGTGATGGCGTTTGACGAAGAGGGCCAAGCAGCCGACGAGGACAACAAGGTCCGAATTTGCAAACGAGCTTACGACTTATTAGTCAACCAAGCCCACTTCCCGCCAGAAGACATCATCTTTGACCCCAACATCCTGACGGTTGCGACGGGGATGGAGGAGCACAACAACTACGCGGTTGATTTCGTCAACGCGGTTGAACGGATCAAGAAAGAATGTCCTGGTGCGAAGACCAGCGGCGGCGTCAGCAACATCAGCTTCAGCTTCCGCGGTAACGACCCGGTTCGCGAAGCCATCCACAGTGCGTTTCTGTACCGCGCGGTGAAGGCGGGTTTGGACATGGGGATCGTCAACGCGGGGCAGTTGGAAGTCTACGAAGAGATCCCGAAGGTCTTGCTCGAGCATGTCGAAGATGTGCTTTGGAATCGCCGTGACGATGCGACGGATCGGATGTTGGAATTCGCTGAGACCGTTAAAGGCAGCGGCAAGAAGAAGTCTGGCGAAGACTTGGCATGGCGAGAAAACTCCATTGAAGAGCGGATGAAGCATGCTCTGATCAAAGGCATCGACAAATACATCGTTGAAGACACCGAAGAGGCTCGCCAGCACTACGACAAATGCTTGCACATCATCGAAGGTCCGTTGATGGCTGGGATGAGTGTGGTGGGTGATTTATTTGGTCAAGGCAAGATGTTTTTGCCTCAGGTCGTCAAATCCGCACGCGTGATGAAGAAGGCGGTCGCTTATCTCGAACCGTTCATGGAACAGGAAAAGATCGAGGCCGGAACGCAAGATTTCAAAGCCCGCGGCAAGTTCTTGATCGCGACGGTTAAAGGCGACGTGCACGACATCGGCAAGAATATTGTGGGTGTGGTGTTGCAGTGCAACAACTACGAAGTGATCGACCTGGGCGTGATGGTTTCCAGCGAAAAGATTCTGGAAGAAGCCGCCAAGCACAATGCCGACATGATCGGTTTGTCGGGGCTGATCACGCCCAGCCTCGATGAGATGGTTCATGTCGCTCGAGAGATGAAACGCATCGGGATGAAGAAGCCATTGTTGGTCGGCGGTGCGACGACGAGTGCCAAGCACACGGCGGTTCGTATCGCACCAGCCTACGATGGTCCGGTGCTGCACGTCTTGGATGCCAGTCGCAGTGTTGGCGTCGTGGAAAAGTTGCTCAGTGACGATTCTCGCGCTGCATTTTTGGAAGCCAATGTCAGCGAACAAGAGAAGCTGGTCAGCAGCTTCCGCGAACGCAAGCAGACCTTGGTTCCTTATGAACAAGCCCTCGAGAAGCGATTCAAAACGGATTGGGATTCAGTTCGAATCGATCAGCCGGAGTTCGTTGGAACGAAGGTGCTCGATGACTTCCCGCTGGCAACGCTTCGTGACTACATCGATTGGTCGCCGTACTTCATGACATGGGAGCTGAAGGGCAAGTACCCGAAGATCTTCCAAGACGAAACGGTTGGACCGATCGCCAAAGAGGTGTTCGAAAAAGCGAACACGATGCTCGACCGAGTCATCAGTGAGAAACTGATTCAGGCCAAAGGTGTGTATGGTTTCTGGCCGGCTGCATCGGACGGCGATGACATCATTGTCTACGCCGATGAGTCGCGAATGGAAGAACGCACACGATTCCATTGCTTGCGTCAGCAATGGGAGCGTCGCGGGCAGAAGGATTTCCGTTCGTTGGCCGACTACATCGCGCCCGTCGACAGTGGTCGCAATGACTACCTCGGTGGCTTTGCCGTGACCGCTGGATTGGGCGCTGAGGAATTGTCGATGCGATTTAAAAAGGAACTCGACGACGAAAGTTCGATCATCGCTTCTGCGGTGGCCGATCGTTGTGCCGAAGCCTTTGCGGAATACTTGCACCAGCAAGTTCGCGAGCAGTGGCAATACGGCAAGGAAGAGAACCTGTCCAGCGACGACATGATCGCAGAGAAGTACCGTGGCATTCGACCGGCAGCGGGCTATCCCGCCTGTCCCGATCACACTGAGAAGCGAACCTTGTTTGACTTGTTGGACGCCGAAAAGAACACCGGTATTAATTTGACCGAAAACTACGCGATGTCACCGGGCGCCAGCGTCAGCGGTTTGTACTTCTCGCATCCCGACGCAAAGTACTTCACGGTCGACCGGATGACGAAAGACCAAATCGAATCGTATGCGACTCGGAAGGGTTGGCCGATTTCGGAAGTTGAGCGTTGGTTGTCACCCAACTTGGCGTATGACCCATCCTGA
- a CDS encoding ArnT family glycosyltransferase, with translation MTHPDRRWLWLVSGIILVFLVRGSIVLAKMDSLDADPDAYRVIAETLAQTGTFGLMGEGGEATPTAFRPPLYPWLLSFFVGADGHLGSRWVAALHVCLGVLTVGLTWDIARRWWSDRTAYVAAALVTIDPMLLWQSTLVMTETIATALTAMVWWWWVARLNPRPVDKVFDDGTPANSCDLSPWRPMINAVVFGGLLSLTVLCRPTFLVWAAMLVPALLFVGPTCRIRRAARVGVVGLILVATVGLWTLRNVSQLGHPVWATTHGGYTLLLANNDSFYDSLNESSIGWKPWERRPWDPTEFFAEYEARERGDDEVSDDRVAYEMAKSTISNRPAMFAWSCLVRATSLWHPFPARTPDRSMLVILVIGIYQTGVLCLAVLGIAKHWRSWRHPNAWPVFAMVVTLTVVHSVYWSNPRMRSPVIPMLAVAAACLTLPKGDEETEMT, from the coding sequence ATGACCCATCCTGATCGTCGGTGGCTGTGGTTGGTCAGTGGGATCATCCTCGTATTCTTGGTGCGAGGTTCGATCGTGCTTGCCAAGATGGATTCGCTCGACGCGGATCCGGATGCCTATCGAGTGATTGCGGAAACGCTGGCCCAAACCGGCACCTTCGGTTTGATGGGGGAGGGCGGCGAAGCGACACCGACCGCGTTTCGGCCTCCGTTGTACCCGTGGTTGCTTTCATTCTTTGTTGGCGCCGATGGGCACTTGGGGTCTCGTTGGGTCGCCGCGCTGCATGTTTGCTTGGGCGTGCTGACGGTTGGTTTGACCTGGGACATTGCTCGCCGGTGGTGGTCGGATCGAACGGCCTATGTCGCAGCGGCTTTGGTGACAATCGACCCGATGTTGCTTTGGCAGTCGACGCTCGTGATGACAGAGACAATCGCTACCGCGTTGACGGCGATGGTTTGGTGGTGGTGGGTGGCGAGGCTGAACCCCAGGCCTGTCGACAAAGTGTTTGACGATGGGACGCCTGCCAACTCATGTGATCTGTCACCTTGGCGGCCCATGATCAACGCGGTTGTGTTTGGCGGTTTGCTATCGCTGACGGTTTTGTGCCGGCCGACGTTCTTGGTTTGGGCTGCGATGTTGGTACCCGCGTTGCTCTTCGTCGGTCCGACTTGTCGCATCCGGCGAGCAGCCCGTGTCGGCGTTGTGGGTTTAATTCTCGTTGCGACTGTTGGTCTTTGGACGTTGCGGAATGTATCGCAACTTGGGCATCCGGTTTGGGCGACAACGCATGGCGGGTACACGTTGCTTTTGGCTAACAATGATTCATTTTATGACTCCCTGAACGAGTCATCGATTGGATGGAAACCTTGGGAACGCAGGCCATGGGATCCGACCGAATTCTTTGCTGAGTACGAAGCCCGAGAAAGGGGCGACGACGAGGTTTCGGATGATCGAGTTGCTTATGAAATGGCCAAGTCCACCATTTCGAATCGGCCTGCAATGTTTGCTTGGTCGTGCCTCGTTCGGGCGACGAGCCTTTGGCATCCGTTTCCCGCTCGCACGCCCGATCGTTCGATGTTGGTGATTCTTGTGATCGGAATTTATCAGACGGGAGTGTTGTGCTTGGCCGTGTTGGGAATCGCCAAGCACTGGCGTTCGTGGCGACACCCGAACGCCTGGCCAGTCTTCGCGATGGTTGTCACGTTGACCGTCGTGCACAGTGTCTATTGGAGCAATCCGAGAATGCGGTCTCCGGTCATCCCGATGTTGGCCGTTGCGGCGGCGTGCTTGACTTTGCCGAAGGGAGATGAGGAAACCGAGATGACGTAG